A stretch of DNA from Myxococcota bacterium:
TGGGTTGTCCAAAACCAACAGATTGGGGCTTAGAAGCATCGTGCGAGCCATCATGCATCTCACGCGCTCGCCTCCAGAGAGGACACCTACTTTTTTCAAGGTTTCTTCACCAGAAAACAGCATTCGGCCTAAAAAGCCGCGGATGAAGTTTTCAGATTTGTCTTCTGAATACTGTCTCAGCCAGTCGATTAGGTTTAAATCGACGCCTTCGAAATAAGCGTTATGGTCTTTCGGCAAATAAGCCGGCGTGATGGTCGAGCCTAGGCGCAAGGTACCCGCGTCTGGGGCTTGCTCGCCCATGATGGCGTCAAAAAGAGCTGTTTTGGCGAGCTCGTTTTCGCCTACCAAAATCGCTTTGTCGCCTTTTTTCAAGTAGAACGAAGCATCAACCAGCATTTTTTGGCCATTTTTGCTAAGCGTCAAATCTTTCACATCCAAAACCAAGTCGCCCGCTTCACGTCTTTGGGTGAACAGAATATTAGGCTTTTTACGGGTGGAGATTGGCAGGTCTTCTAGCGTCAGCTTTTCAAGCTGTTTTCTTCTTGAAGTGGCCTGGCTCGATTTGGAGGCATTCGCGCTGAATCTGGCGATAAAGCTTTCTAGGTCTTTGGCTTTATCTTCGCGTTTTTTGTTTTCATTGCTGCGAAGCTCTAACGCTAGCTGGCTGGATTGCTCCCAGAAATCATAGTTCCCAACATATAACTTGGCTTTGCCGTAGTCGATGTCCACCATGTGCGTACAGACTTTGTTTAAAAAGTGTCGATCATGGGAGACCACAATAACGGTGTTTGGATAGTCTAAAAGATAGTTTTCCAGCCAGCGAATGGACTTTTCATCTAAGTGATTGGTGGGCTCATCGAGCAGCAGGTTCGTGGGTTTACCGAACAAAGCCTGGGCGAGCAAAACTTTCAATTTATCAGCATCTTTCAGCTCTTTCATCAAGGAATACAAGAGGGTTTGAGATACACCCAAACCATCTAAAAGAGTGGCTACGTCGGTCTCTGCTGTGTAGCCCCCGAGCTCTGAATAGAGGATTTCTAGCTCGCCCGCTTTTTCACCGTCTGCGTCTGAAAAATCTGGTTTTGAATAGAGGGCATCTTTTTGGGCTGCCACTTCAAAAAGCTTGGGGTTACCCATGACCACTGTGTCAAAGACGGTCTTTTCGTCGTACTTGAAATGGTCTTGGCGCAGAAACGACAAAGTGTCCATTGAAGACATTTCGACTTTGCCTGAACTAGACTCTTGCTCGCCCGACAGAATTTTTAGAAAAGTTGATTTACCAGCCCCATTGGCGCCAATAACGCCGTAGCAGTTGCCATCTGAAAACGCGAGACTGACTTGGTCAAACAGCTTACGGCCGCCAAAAAATAGGGATATCTGGTTCGTTTTAATCATGTGAGAGGCAGGCTATACCTCACGGTTCATAATACGTAAACGTCTCATTCTTATAGTTTCTTAAAGTCCACTTCTTGCCTTCATGACTTTTGATATAATTTGGCTGCAACGGTATTTTGCCGCCACCGCCTGGACCGTCAATCACATAGGTCGGAATGGCTAACCCAGAGGTGTGACCTCTGAGATGTTCCATGATTTCAAGACCGGTTTCGACCGAGGTCCTGAAATGGCTGATACCTTGCGCTAAATCGCATTGATACATGTAATACGGACGAACACGCATCAACAGCAGTCGATGATTTAACTCCCGCACAATGCGCCAATCATCGTTAACGCCTTTTAAAAGCACCATCTGATTTCCAATGACGCAACCTGCATCGGCTAATTTGCGGCACGCATCCAAAGCTTCGGCGGTACATTCTTTCGGATGGTTGAAATGGGTGTTCACAAAAACCGGCTGATGCTTGCGTAGCATCTTCACAAAATCATCGGTAATGCGCTGAGGCAGTGTAACCAGGTTACGCGTGCCCATTCTAAAGATTTCAACGTGCGGAATCGCTCTTAAGCGGCCTAGAATATAATCGAGGCGATCGTCTGAAAGTGAGAGCGGGTCGCCTCCAGACACAACAATATCTCGCACTTCCGTATGCTTAGAAATATAGTCCAAAGCGACTTCGATCTGTTCTTTACTCGCCATACTGCCTGGGTCGCTCACTTTGCGCTTCCTCGTGCAGTGCCGGCAATAAACAGGGCAATTATGATTGGTGTAAAAAAGCACGCGGTCGGGATAGCGGTGGGTGATGCCTGGA
This window harbors:
- a CDS encoding ABC-F family ATP-binding cassette domain-containing protein — translated: MIKTNQISLFFGGRKLFDQVSLAFSDGNCYGVIGANGAGKSTFLKILSGEQESSSGKVEMSSMDTLSFLRQDHFKYDEKTVFDTVVMGNPKLFEVAAQKDALYSKPDFSDADGEKAGELEILYSELGGYTAETDVATLLDGLGVSQTLLYSLMKELKDADKLKVLLAQALFGKPTNLLLDEPTNHLDEKSIRWLENYLLDYPNTVIVVSHDRHFLNKVCTHMVDIDYGKAKLYVGNYDFWEQSSQLALELRSNENKKREDKAKDLESFIARFSANASKSSQATSRRKQLEKLTLEDLPISTRKKPNILFTQRREAGDLVLDVKDLTLSKNGQKMLVDASFYLKKGDKAILVGENELAKTALFDAIMGEQAPDAGTLRLGSTITPAYLPKDHNAYFEGVDLNLIDWLRQYSEDKSENFIRGFLGRMLFSGEETLKKVGVLSGGERVRCMMARTMLLSPNLLVLDNPTNHLDLESITALNNAVKAYPGTVLFATHDQYFARTVSTRLFEVQGTQLIDHQVSYAEFFEE
- a CDS encoding KamA family radical SAM protein produces the protein MVDTPSKAEPFDLPQNDIRFVFNAKNATSDARDLPNSRDETRAMPDSQAQRFVHSPRGEVDEASWNDWRWQQRERFRNIEQLKRIIKVSPQEQEAFEKSDAMFHMGITPYYAALMDVDDPGCPIRLQSVPQMGELDILETDLEDPLGEEKDMPVPGITHRYPDRVLFYTNHNCPVYCRHCTRKRKVSDPGSMASKEQIEVALDYISKHTEVRDIVVSGGDPLSLSDDRLDYILGRLRAIPHVEIFRMGTRNLVTLPQRITDDFVKMLRKHQPVFVNTHFNHPKECTAEALDACRKLADAGCVIGNQMVLLKGVNDDWRIVRELNHRLLLMRVRPYYMYQCDLAQGISHFRTSVETGLEIMEHLRGHTSGLAIPTYVIDGPGGGGKIPLQPNYIKSHEGKKWTLRNYKNETFTYYEP